The genome window GTTTGAAATCATGTTTGGTCGTCACGTGTCGACGTGAACGTGTTCGAGAAGCTGGCCCGATATATCGGTGCTTCCATTGAAGGTAAATACATGGCGTTTATGCGCCTCCGACAAGGATGTTGTTAAGGGGGATGTGAATCAGCTTGACGATGTAGCCGACAGCACCCATGATGAGGAAACCGACACCGACGGCCTGGCAGAGCTTCAGGAACTCGAGCTTGTCGGCTAAAGGACACGTTAGTATTCGAATAACGAACGGGCAATGCAGCACGAGGGCGCAACGTACGCTTGGTGCACCTTCTCATGAACTGAACACCTTCCTGAGCGAACTCGGAGGGAACCTCGAGGATCTCCTTGACTTGGTCGGCCATTGTGGATAGAAGCGCGCGTGGGATGCGGAGAAGAGAAGGGGGTGGGTAACTTGATGAAAGTCGCAAAGGAAATCCCAATGGGCCGCAGGGTAACAGGAAACTGCAAAGTCGATGAAGGAAAGGCGCGACGACGTGTAGTTAAGGCGTTGTAGGTCGGGGAGGTGGAAGATTCGAGAGGTTCGAATGGGTAGAAGGGAGATGTGTTAAATTGAGCGCGCTGTCACCAACTGGTCCCAAAATTTCGGGACAAGCTCCCGCTGTGGAAGGAAGAGCCAGATTGCCATTAAGGAGGCATGGAGGAATTATGCGCCGGCCGCCGAGGCGCACGCCACTGGACAGATTGCTTATCTAAGGTTAGGATGATAGGAGTCCCCTTGGTGCTCCCCTTCAGTGGAGGAAGACCCCCTGGATTCCCCCGCTGGTGGGCAGAGAGGGTCTGGTCTGGGCCATTTTGACCAGCCACAGTTCAGCGCATTCAGGCACATGACAGGGAGAGGAAGTAAGGTACGTATCGGCTCAGCGGGCAGTCGCGAGCCCCATACGGGCATCCACTGGCGGAGTCTGTGCCTGCCGCAGCCTGGCGGCCATGGCCCTTGTCGGTTCCCGCCTGGCTCAAGATGCGACCTAAGCTCCTGAAAGAGCTCCCCCCAGTTTTCTTTCCCTTCCCAAACGTTCCTCCACTCACCTTCGTCGACTGCATCTCTGTCTTCGCGTCAACATCAAACCGAGACGTCCATACCTGAGCTGCACGACAATATCACAGCTCTACCCAAGCTATCCTACGCGTCGGTCTTTCGGGCATCGCGATAAACGCCACATACTCAGCGAAGCGACGCGCAGCCGCAGCTTACTCGCGAACCCGCCGGAAACCTTCATTGGGCTTCTTTGACCACTAACTCATCACGGCTAACAGCATCGCCCACATAGTGAGCGGGCAGGAACGCGGTTGGAGCGTCGGCCAAAGGCGGTGGCAGAACGAGCAAACAGTCTCTGGAATCTTGGGATCCTGTTTCCATTCTCGCTCATCCCAACTACATCATCTTGTTCCCTGTACCTAAGGCTTCTGGGCCGAACAAGGAAAGAACTACGGTCACGTCGCCATTGGGGAAGACCGGGGCACAGAGCTTCGTCTTCATTTTTATTTGGCTAAAGGAGAGGATTATATTGGCTTGGCAATTTCCATCCAACCTCTTCCATCCTGTCTACGGAACGAGGAGTGTACGTATCAGATGTTCTCTGTTTTCTATCCTACGTTCGAGTTTGTCTTTTGGCTCCAGACTTTGGCAATGACCCTGTATTGGCAGCGGCTGATGATCATGTTCAAGACTGCAGACATATCCTGTATCTCGCAGACTAATAACAACCCTTTTCCAACTACAACCAAGCTCACTGCCCCAACTCACGGCTACCAGATAATAACGTCACCATGGCTGAGGAGGAATTCGAGATCGATATCTACGGCGATGCGCCCCAAGATCACCAAGACGGAAACGCCGAGACCTACGACGGAGCCAACGGTCATGCGGACAACCACCAGGAACAGCATGACCAGCAGGAGCACCACGACGATCAGCAGAAGCACGACCAGCAGGAAGAATATCACGATCAGCAAGAGGCGCCTGCGCCCCAGCAGGGTGTCAAGAGAAAGGGCGACGACCGGCCGATCGATCCAGGCGCAACCACAGCTTTGATGGTTTCGGATCTAAACTGGTGGAACACGGACGACGACATCAGAGGATACGCCAGAGCAGGCCATTGCGAGGACGAGCTGAAGGATATCACTTTCAGTGAACACAAGGTGAACGGAAAGAGCAAGGGGTACGATTCGTGGTGTGAGGTAGATTTGCATGTACTATTGCTGACTCCGCCCGCAGACAAGCCTACATTGAGTTCACATCGCAGCAAGCTGCCACGGCCGCCAAGCACGCTTTTGAGTCGACAGACAGCGCTCAAGGCGTACCGAAGAAATACCAGGTCACTTACTCAAACCCCCACGTCAACCCGTTCCGCACGCTGCCTAAGGATGCACCGAACCGCGCTGGTAAAGACCAGGGCAGCCGACCAAACAACAACAACTACAACAACCAGGGTTCCTCGATGGGTGGCGGCGATTTCCGTGGAAACGGCTACCGTGGTCGTGGGGGCTTCAATGGTCCTCGTGGTGGCATGAACCAGGGCGGGTTCAACCGCAACTTCTCGGGCGGTATGGGAGGTGGCTTCAACAATAACAACATGGGAGGCGGCGGCTTCAACAACGGCATGGGCGGCGGAAatttcggcggcggcggtttCCAGCGGGGCGGCGGCTTCGGTGGTGGCATGCGCGGCGGCCCCGGCATGCGTGGTGGACGAGGCGGTATGCACAACCCGATGGGCGGTATGAACATGGGCCCGATGGGAGGCATGCCCAACATGGGTATGCCTAACATGGGCATGATGGGCGGTGGAATGCCTGGTACGACTCCCCTTGCTTTTAAATCTCCTCAGCGAAGTCACAACCCCCCAATATCTCAACTTGCCTCTGGTTCAACCCAGAAGCGCAAGCACTCTGGTCGGCGAAAGGGCAAAGCTGCCAACACCGGCCGAGACGAGATCCCTTCGAGCACCAAACGGCAGAAGATGCAACCAAAGCATGTACCTGAACACCCAAAGCCTGTAATTGCACCAGAGGTCGGCCGATGGACAAAGGAGCACGGTTTGCAGTTTAACATCGTTGCCCCTCAACCCCCTGCAGCTACTCGGTTCGGCTCGAGGATGCCGCCTCACCGCTAGGCTCCTCGCTGAATGTTCTTGACTGATTTCTCTGCTGTTTGCGTTCTCGTTTGTTCTTCGTCAGAGAACACTCAAGCTGACTCGTTCCCAGGATTCCAAGGCATGCCTCAACAATTCAACCCTGCATTCTTCGGCGGTAACCAGGGTGGTGGTAACGACTGGGGCAACCCTCACGGTGCTAAGCGACCTCGACCCGAGTAGGACTACCGGCCAAGGCAGTTTGCGCGATTTTGAGGTAATGGCCGGATCGGCTTATCGCAGCGCGATCCAGTTGTCACCGCGTCGTAGAGCTTTCGGTCACAACCTCCTCACCGCATCACAGTTTGGGTTCATTCCTTCGACGAGGACTCTCTTATCGACGAAATCTCTTCGCGCTTCACAGAGAGAATCAGTTGATCAAGGCCTCTAGTCTTCAGATGAGTGACGGGTATATTGGCTGCGACGTCACGAAGCTCATAGTTGCTACGGATGGATGATAGCAACCACCAAAATGCAAGATGTTTGCTTTGAGTTATTGTATGTGTACTATTAGAATATGGCTGCATGGGAACGATCCCTAGCACCTCGGTTACGGCGTTACAGTTCAGACCTGAAAAGCACAATCTACGACTGCGTTTCGTCATTTCACGCCTCGTTGCTCTTTCCTTTGCAGAAACCGGTAGATTATTGTGTATTGGAGACGTTCAACTTTTCTATCGTGCCGCGTACGAGCAGCTGTATCTGCTTCCAGCGAGCCACTACCATGTCCCGCTGAGACTGCTGACCTTCATCCAGGCCACGCACTGTCTTAATCTTGGACTGAATCTCCTCGTCGTACGCCGACAACATTTCTCGCAGTAACGCATCGACCTCGGGCTGCTCCGCCTCTCCGTCCGCAAACCCATCCACGAACTGCGCCCACCGTCTCGCCGGCAACACGAGCGTCCGCAGCGCCACCTGCGTACGGTAACACACCGTCTCCGCGTCAATGACATAGTTCCCGAGAAACCCCCTCTCCTCCAACCGCCGCCTGTGCGCGGCGCCCAGGCGCGGCAGCAGCACATCGTCGATACAGACCTCATCCCACTCGTTTTCGCCCTGGGCCATGATGAAGCCGTACTCGACGAGGAGGAAATCGTTGCTGTGGCGGCCGTAGCAGATGTGGATCTCCTCGCCGGGGACGTAGGCGCGGTCGGCCTTGATAGTGAAGGAGTGCTTGTCAAAGGCGACGGAGCAGCCGCGGGAGGCGTGGTTGAGGAGGTCGGCGACGGGTTGGAGGACCATGTGGTCGTCGCGGTGGCGTTTTGCGGTTTTGGGGGTGACGTGGTAGAATGTGCGCGAGTTTACGAGGAGCCAGGCGTGGAGGTAGGATTCGTACGTGAGTTTGCCGTCGCTGCGTTCTGGGTAGTTGTACTGGTGCTCGTCATCCTGGGGCAGCGGGTTTGGGAGAGGGGTGGAGGAGACGAGGGACCAGTGGGATTCGAATTTCTCGCGCTGGGCTTTGAGGAGGGTGAGGGCTTGGGAGGGGAGGAGGGAGGCGAGGAttggcgaggaggaggaccaGGTTAGCGGGCAGGAGGAGAGGTCTTTTGGTGTTGGGAAGACGGCGGACCAGGTTTTGAAGGAGGGGGATGCGTCGAGGGCGATGTCCAGGGCCAGGAGGGCGTGGACGTGTGTTTCTTTTGGGAAGGGGCGGGTTAGGGGTTTTGGGATTGTTGCGATTGCTTTTAGGCAGGGGATTGGGACGTCTAGGATTGTGTCGTCTTTctggggtggtggtggtggtgttagTGAGATGAGGGTATATGATGGTTGTGACATGTGTGGCTTACTTTGAGAGGTGATGTCACGACGATTCCTATGCCTCTTCCTGGGAGGGCACGGGGACCAACGTTCGATACTGTTATTCCTTGGGTTTGGGCCCAGGATAGGAGGTTCTCGATGGCGTCCATTTGGTGTTTTGTTCAGAACTCGAGATTGGATAAGATGGTGGAGGTTCAGGCAAAGGTAAGGGTATTTTAGAAAAGTGATGAAAGCTAATTCAAGTACGACTTGACAACTTGGTAGTCAAATGCAGTCTCTGTGAGAAAAGGTTGATCAAGGAGCAATTACCTCATGAGGTGTAGTCCTTTAGTCTTATACCGGCAGGGTGAGCGATTCTCTCATTCGTGAACCATCGACAGGTTTGAATGAGACTGAGATATGCAAGTCCTGAAGGCCCGGATTTTGAGTATCTCTGCTTCTGAGAGAATTCGGGGTTGCGCTCAAACCTAGATACCTCAGAATAAGACGATACAAGGTTGGCAGCAGAGTGTTGTTGTTGTGAAAGCGTCAAGTTTGATGGGACGGACGAAGCTTAGATGAATTTCACCTTAAAGCTGAAGGGACGAATCAAATGCGCCGGGGTGCGATTCCAACGATCTGGAACAGCAGGCCCTGTCCCACCACCAAAATGCTCACCTAAATCGCTGCCGAACAAATGTACAGCAGCGGGCAGCAATTGCCAATTGGAAAGGTCGGCGCTAGTATCCACCGACTCCCCGATCCGACCTACGGGGCCCCTGGCTGTCCAAATTCTCGGGGGACCGTCGCCGAGGTGAGGTAATGGAGCTGCCCCGAGCTTCCAAAAAGTGTTCCGGTCATCGAACCACTTTCAACTCCGAACTGAGGCAATAGCTCACGACAGCTCTCAACAGCTCCCTCGTCCACAATCTTCAACCTCCCGACGACATCCAACGGCATGCCACGAATACAAAGATCATAAACCAAACAAACCAGCAAAATGAAAGCCCTCACAACCCTCCCCGCGGCCCAAACCCGCCGCGCCCTCCCCGCCATCTGCGCCGCCTGCACATCAACGAcgccctcctcttcctcctcccacCCCTCGCGCCGCCCCTTCTCCGTCCTGAACCGCCCACCGCCAAACTACCCAGGCCACGTCCCCCTCACCAGAATCGAACGCGCCGCCCTCGGCCTCGGCGCAGGCATCTGGTCCCTCCTGAGCCCCTACCGAGCCGACCTCATCGCCGCCGTAGGCGAGACCACCGCGACGCCCTACTTCATCTACCGCCTCCGCGACGCAATGCTGTCCGACCCTACGGGCCGCCGTATCCTCCGCGACAGGCCGCGCATCACATCCACCTCGCTCAACCTGGCCCGCCTGCGCGCCATGCCGGACAACAGCGTCGGGCGCGCCTACGTCGCCTGGCTGGACGCCGAGGGCGTGAGCCCGGACACGAGGCCCGCGGTGCGGTACATCGACGACCCGGAGTGCGCGTACGTGATGCAGCGGTACCGCGAGTGCCACGACTTCTTCCACGCGCTGACGGGTTTGCCGATTGTGAGGGAGGGCGAGGTGGCGCTCAAGGCGTTCGAGTTTGCGAATACGCTGATCCCGATGACGGGGTTCGCGGTCCTGAGTTACGCGACGATGAAGGCgggcgagaggaagcggtTTAGGGAGATTTATGGGCCGTGGGCGGTGAAGAATGGGATGAAGGCGAAGGAGGTGATTAACGTCTACTGGGAGGAGCAGCTGGAGAGGGATGTTGATGAGTTGAGGGCTGAGTTGGGGATTGAGAGGCCGCCTAATATGAGGGAGATTCggaagaaagagagagaggagaggaggagggcgCAAGAGGGTTTGAATGGGGTTTGAGAAGGGGGTGGTGTATTGTGTATAGACACTGGGTTTGTACAGATATTGTATAGTTTTTGTTTGATTTTTTTTGGTAACCTAGAGTCCTGGTGGAAATCCCACTCGGACAGAAGCCAATCTGCTACATTTTGCAGTAATGCATTATAAACGCCCTTCAACGCCGGCATGGTATCCCCTCCAGCAGACGTAGGTTCATAGTTTCCGCGCCAGAGGACTCAAAATCGAGGCAGCGAATATCTTCGAGAGACCCCCTACACACTGCGAACAGAACACTCATGCTTAGAATGGACCACCCTTTACCCTGATGACTCTGCAGACTGCACCTACAAATCCAACAAgtcatcgtcgtcatcaTCCCACCCCTTACGCCTGCTCACCACgatcttctcctcctccttcgtcCCCGCCACGGCCTCGAGCAGCTCCTTGAGCTGCGTCTCGGTGACTTTGCTGCGCAGCTGCCCGCTCTGCGCGAGCATAATGAGCCTGTTCTCCACGTCCTGCGCGCGCTGCTCCTTGACGAGGCGGATGCGGCCCAGGCGGTCCGCCGCTTCCGGGTGGAGGATCTGGTTGAGGATCTGCTGGCGGGCTTCTTGTTCTTGTTGTCTGCGGCGGACGCCGGGTTAGCTGATATCTTTGTCTTTCTTTCTTCGTGGTGGGCGGAGGAAAGAGGGGAGAGAGTGTGTATGGTCGGGATGGTACGGGAGTCGGTCGCGATTGAGGGGATCTAGGTGCCTTGAGAAGGGAGATGAGGGGCAAGGACAACATACTGGCGCTGttcttgctgctgctgcttgttcgagccgccgccgccgccggagcTGCCTGCCGCGCCGCCTTGCGCCTTGAGCTGTTCGAGGCGGGCCTTGCGGATCTGTAGTCGCTTGCGTCAGTCCCCGATGTTCAAGCGTTCTGTCGATAGAAAGGGTATGATTTGCGTACTTGTTCCAGTTCGGAGTCGTCCATGATTGCGGGTATCTAGTCTGCGTATGTTTGCGCGGAGTGGTTTGGTGGAGGTTAGGTTGTTTGGGTCAGAGAAACGCGGGGCTCTTTCTGATCTGCCTGACGTCCAAGTTTTTGGCGGGGTGGGAGCTTGGGGTCTTTTTTTGGGCGCCTTACAAATTTCATGACGACGTGCAGTACCAAATATTAACCATGGAGACCAGCACAAGAGATCAACTTATCCTTCATTTTAACATAAGTATTTATGCCAATCTTCAATATATGtgataaaatatttaaaatgtCTAGATTCTGTGCTTGAATGTAGTCATACAATGCTAAAACCGCCCATCAAGTAAAATACACACAGACGTCCAGTCGTACAGCCGTCGACCGCTTCATTCATCTCCTCGAGGTCAGCTCTAAGGGCATGTACGACCGGTTCTTCTCCACTTGCGCCTTATGCTTTGCCTTGACCATGCCCACAACCATCTCATTCGCCGGCAGCTTCACGCCCAGCCTACGGCCCCTCTCAATAAAGAAGCCGTTCAAATAGTCAATATCCGTCAACATGCCCCGCTGGATCTGCAACGCCATCTTGCTCGGCGCTGACCCCTTCCCTCTAAGCTTCCCCATAATCTCCTTGCGCATGCCCTCCCCCCGCAAGACGCTCTGCAGCTCGGGCGAATTCTTGACCTCGGGCATGCGCGCAACCACGTCGGCGATCTCGTTCAGGAGCTGATTGATGAGCTTATTGGCCGTCGGGTTGTAGATGAGCTCATTGTAGCGGTAGTCCAGCATGACGCAAATAGGGTCGCAGACGGCCGAGAACATGAGCGACGGGATCTTGACGTTCATCCAACTGTCGAGGGCCAGACCTTTCGCCTTAAGGAGGTCCGACGACGCAAACTGCTTCATCATCCCTTGTGTCCGCAGCCAGCTATCTGTCGAGAGGTGCTTAGACTTTTTGGGGCCGTAGTAGGGCCGCACACCAGCGAGCGCCGTCTCGTATTTGGGCGTCATCACCTTGACAGACTTTGCCTTTCGATCAAATGCCAGGGAGTGCGTCATGTGTCCGAGCATAATCGACGGGCGCTTATCTTTCTCCGGAAAGACTCGGTTCGTGGCCGCCTCCGCGACGCCGAGTCCGTCTTGAACATAGCAGACGGCCGTCCGGTCGTCGATCCGGTGCTTAACCTTTTCGAGCAGCTTAATGCTCTCGCTCGGTCTCCCGGCCACAACGAGGTTGCTGATATGTGTGTCGTCCTTCTCTACTTCTGGCGACGTCTCTAATGCGGCATTCGGTTCGATCCAGCCTTTTGGATTCTTCCTGGTGCCTAGGTTTCCGGCAATGCCCCGATATGGTGTGTTGGCCGGTATGTCTAGCGTCTTCACTGAGTCGTAAATGCCGTGCAGAGCGTGTGACAGAAATAGCGATCGCTCGTCGTTTCCGAGAACGTGAACCGTACGCGAGGAAGGTGGCGGCGTCGAGTTGTGACCCATCATGACGGCCGGCACATAGAATCGTGACGTTGAATCCGCCCTGAAGATGGCGTATAGCTCCTTTTCGTTTTGCTCGGGTTGTAGACCCAGTACTTTATTGAATTTTTGCTTCGTCTGGCCCGGCACACCCAGAGTTGTGCCTCCAGGAACCGTAGCTGCCATCTCTTTAGGTGCCACCCTTCCAGGGGCGATGCCCTGCGGCGGCGCTGCTCCCGTCCCAAGACCGAGTCTGTTATCGATCGACACACATCTAATGGCTCCCCGGCCCGTGGAGGCGCTACCGGTCCTCCATATCGTATGTGTGTTGGGTATCCGCGCGGAGAGCCGCGGTCTCGGGAGGCTTGCCAGAGTGCCTGCCACGATGAAGGCTTCGAGGGTTCGGCGCAAATCACTGCGCAATGCTCATTAAGGGGAGGGTTGAGGCGCGGTCTCAAGCGGTTATAGCTGTAACGACTCGATAATAGTGTAGTACGTCGTCGGAATTGTTGGGGATGGTTTTCGGGTATTACAGGCGTTCTTTTTCGTGGTTAATGAGCGTGTGGCCTTGTCTTTGTCGCAAGAAGGAGGCGTTGAGATGCGTGTGGATGACGGGGACACTCGTTAGATTCTCTCTCAAAATTTGGCGCGTGGTAGGTGGTAGCCGTAGAATCCCGGCCGGCAGGAACCCGACCCACCGAGCTCGCGGCGATCCCTGCGCCTCGTTAAATGCATGCAAATCCTTCAACGCTCGGATTTCTGAATTTTCAACGA of Colletotrichum lupini chromosome 8, complete sequence contains these proteins:
- a CDS encoding coenzyme Q biosynthesis protein Coq4, with the protein product MKALTTLPAAQTRRALPAICAACTSTTPSSSSSHPSRRPFSVLNRPPPNYPGHVPLTRIERAALGLGAGIWSLLSPYRADLIAAVGETTATPYFIYRLRDAMLSDPTGRRILRDRPRITSTSLNLARLRAMPDNSVGRAYVAWLDAEGVSPDTRPAVRYIDDPECAYVMQRYRECHDFFHALTGLPIVREGEVALKAFEFANTLIPMTGFAVLSYATMKAGERKRFREIYGPWAVKNGMKAKEVINVYWEEQLERDVDELRAELGIERPPNMREIRKKEREERRRAQEGLNGV
- a CDS encoding translocase SEC61 complex gamma subunit; the encoded protein is MADQVKEILEVPSEFAQEGVQFMRRCTKPDKLEFLKLCQAVGVGFLIMGAVGYIVKLIHIPLNNILVGGA
- a CDS encoding SET domain-containing protein, which translates into the protein MDAIENLLSWAQTQGITVSNVGPRALPGRGIGIVVTSPLKKDDTILDVPIPCLKAIATIPKPLTRPFPKETHVHALLALDIALDASPSFKTWSAVFPTPKDLSSCPLTWSSSSPILASLLPSQALTLLKAQREKFESHWSLVSSTPLPNPLPQDDEHQYNYPERSDGKLTYESYLHAWLLVNSRTFYHVTPKTAKRHRDDHMVLQPVADLLNHASRGCSVAFDKHSFTIKADRAYVPGEEIHICYGRHSNDFLLVEYGFIMAQGENEWDEVCIDDVLLPRLGAAHRRRLEERGFLGNYVIDAETVCYRTQVALRTLVLPARRWAQFVDGFADGEAEQPEVDALLREMLSAYDEEIQSKIKTVRGLDEGQQSQRDMVVARWKQIQLLVRGTIEKLNVSNTQ
- a CDS encoding RRM domain-containing protein; this encodes MAEEEFEIDIYGDAPQDHQDGNAETYDGANGHADNHQEQHDQQEHHDDQQKHDQQEEYHDQQEAPAPQQGVKRKGDDRPIDPGATTALMVSDLNWWNTDDDIRGYARAGHCEDELKDITFSEHKVNGKSKGQAYIEFTSQQAATAAKHAFESTDSAQGVPKKYQVTYSNPHVNPFRTLPKDAPNRAGMPNMGMPNMGMMGGGMPGTTPLAFKSPQRSHNPPISQLASGSTQKRKHSGRRKGKAANTGRDEIPSSTKRQKMQPKHVPEHPKPVIAPEVGRWTKEHGFQGMPQQFNPAFFGGNQGGGNDWGNPHGAKRPRPE